CAgaaactttaatgtatttggGTGTAGAAACCATTATACTAGtattaaaaacagttaattAATAAACAGTGACAAATGTGATTTACAAGTAAAAAATACAATCTTAGTGTGATTTAAAAGGTttctatacacacacagagagagagacatgcatttgctattatttgattatttaacataatataatatgatagtGTTGATAGCATTTTAGCACATGTTGTGTTTAGGCAGATTTTTTTTAGTGGCTCTGGATAGATCGACACAGAGCCGGACTGGGGACGAGCACTTTGTGTTTATGTAAtagtaatgtttaaatattattattattattatttttaaattacataatattaattataattgtaatGGTGATCTATTCCTTTTTGTTCTCCGCCATTTCCATAGGAGACTGGCACAAAGGATTTGATGCGTAAAACCACAAACTTGCAGCTGTTTGTAAGAAGACaacaaatatcaaaaataaaacttaattacTATTTACAGTCTCCAAGCTTCAAATGAAATGTGatttaattgaataattaaATGGGATGGTCAAAGACTGTCTAACACCAAGCCCCTTTTGTCCGTTCAAATTCTCCACAGTCACTTACGCATATATTACGTATGAAATCAAAGCTGACCAATGAAAAGTCATGCATACATATGAGTTGTGCAAGATGGCGGCTGGTGATGAAGCAATTATGTGTAGCTGAGGCATTTATGCTTTCCATTCCCTAGTTTTaacctaaaaaataaaactaaaatttttactagttttagtcaagtacatttttaaatcagtacACAATTTCTGTATTATtgattgatcttttattttattcttcagTTACCTGGAGGAGCTGGCAGAAAACTGAATAAATCAGAGCAGCTAACACTGAAGATGCATCTGATGCTGCCCAGTCTGTAATTACAAAAGGCCTGGATGCAAAAATGGAGATGTATGAAAAATGGTGTATGTTTGGTTCCACCCAATAGCCAGATTCGGACAGTAATTGGTTCTCATGAGGATGTAATAATTTCAGAATTTCAGTGTTTTTCCCACCACCCGTGTAAAAATCCCTTGTGTGGTGATTTAATTGCTGTCCAAATCCACATCTCTTAGATTAGAAGAAGCAATTGATTGAATATTCACTGTTTAATTCCTTTTTGACCACTGCCAAACACAGTACAGTAACTGTTGCACTTTTGCTGtaatttgcatgcatatttattactgaaaaaaaatattgaaatgctGGAAAGTATTTACAAGAACAATATTCCATATCTGCTCCACCACAGTGAGTGGGAGCTGTTAAcaacaaaaagaagaaaagcatgtaaacatttgaaatgggtcATGTATGCAATAcaactttaaaatatgtataggTCTACaattacatacataaaaatataaaccaagcagctttgtttacctcatgtAAATAAGAGGttgcattaatttatttctgctaATCTCCACGTTTTTAATATaatgtgaataaatgaatgtgttttatacatgcatttaattcactggatttgtttgtaattgtaaAGGAAAGAATTCATAATTATacttgaatattttattttaacattggACCCGTGAActgattattttcaacatttgttCTTGCATTTTGTTCTTACACAAACAATCTGTACAACAGACAttgaatgaaaaaacaaacaaacaaaaaaacattttggctATTGTTGAATTACAAGTTTTTATTTCTCAGCAATACTCCATGAGAACATTAAGTGGTTGCACATAGATTGACACGGACCATTTGCAATCgcaagccctattcggacggtaATTGTTTGTCATGTGGAcatctgtaaaaatgtatttacatgcacCTCgggtattttaaatattttatatactctTTGAATTTGCATTATAAAGAGATGGCATTTTTACGGAGCcccgcacatgacatgcaggaaaaaaatagtaggctaAATCGTGTGCATGATTTACTATTTCGTTCCCTTGATTTGCTAAATTGTGCACACTATTTATAAATTGAGGAAATGAATTAGCAAATCGAGCGCAAGATTTAGCAAGTCGAGGGAACTAATTAGTAAATTTAGCACATGATTTATAAATCGAGGGAATGAATTAGCAAATCCAGCGCAAGATTTATAAATCAAGGGAACAAATTAGTAAATCGAGCGCACgattgattttttccccccttgcatgtcatgtgcgggGATCCGTACATTttaacttgtttaaaaaaagaaatgtacaaGATTTTGACACTTCATCTCATGCTTggacaaaataagaaaatatccCTACTGTAATACATGCTTTATTGATTGACCATCAtcattattttgcttgttctcAATCAGATCTGAAGTGACTAGTAACTTGCTACTTGATTAATCTTTTCATttgatacttttttacttttactcaagtaattataaaattaatattttcacttCTAATTGAGAAATTATTTCTGTAATtgtttgtacttttacttgagtccAGTTTTTGATTCCCGCCTCTGCTCGCGTCTCCAAACACTGACAGTCAGCACAATAAACAGACAAGTGTTTATCACTGAACTTCAGCATGAGAAGAATTCTGACAAAGATTTGACCCTGGAGAAAATCTGACAAAGAAagagcagtaaaaaaaaaaaaactaagaaagtGGATTCTAGCATTTTCATTATCAGTATTTGAATTTATAATTGTTCTTTAGTGTTTGATTCAAGATTTTCTAGCATTATACTTGAGAGTTTCAATGCAAGTTTTGTTACAATTTAACATGAAGAAATCATGATGTTGTTCTTTGACCCAAAGGTAATCATAAACCCCACCCTCTTAACAACACTTAAAGAAGGAGATTGTATGTCTCTTTTCTGTCATACTGACTCTCTTGACAAAAGTGGAGAAACGAAGACAACTGCAGTTTACGCAGTGAGAAACTCAAATTCTTCTGTCTGGTGGACAAACAGCATTCACAGTGTTCAGTGTGCAGAGATTCACAGAAACATGGAAATCACACATTCAGACACATTTGTATCAAATAAGGTAAGACAGCTTTGTTTCAGGATTTGaacatattacagaaatatctGGTGTCTTAAAAATGTTCACTTTAAATTCTAGGAGTTCGATACAACACTGAAGTCATTACAGGAGAAAATTcaactaaatgaaaacattaaaagaaactTAGAGAAAACAGTTCAACATATTAAGGTGAGGACTGATTGTTTTTACATATTCGCTCATTAGATCAACAGATTGGTTTGTCTGacataattaaatgtgaatttattGACTGAAAAATACACCCAAACAGAAAAGTTGTATAGAAATGTTGAATACATGAATTTAATTAGTATAATTAATACATAATCACATAAGCTcattcatacactgtaaaaaataaaataaggcaACCTATCACACTGAACCTTTTAAGTTAActcaaacatttttacagtgtacccaCATTTTACTCATCGAAGACTATGACGTTAACTTTtagaaatatgcatttaaaggggtcatatgatgtgatttcaagttttcctttctctttggagtgttacaagctgttcatgcatagataagatccctgaagttgcaaagacgaaagtctcaaaaccaaagagatattctttataaaagttaagactcgaccacgccctcctaaaacggctcattcaaacacgcccccacatgtctacgtcactgtgtggggagatttgcaaaacacagcCCAAATGTATACACAATGAAAGAGtatgtgatttttattctcgctgtagtattgttgctgccgccggcaccatgtcctggagacgctgtgattcgttgtgaaagcgaaagtactttgtttgggcttccaaaagaggacacaactagaaattagtggttaagttgtatttacaacactgttccagaacagttcaacccaaatattagagtgtgtgcagcgcattttacggaggactatttcctgaacgtGGGAGTAGCGTACAATGCCAGAtgtgcacaaaggctgtttttataaagtggggcaattccaactttgcaaggacagtctggtgcttctgactcacagcttgtaagtatgttttcatatttaaagaatttgccactgacgatTCAAATGcgagttttaataataataataataaactttattttctatAGCGCTTTTAAATGGAGatctcaaagcgctttacaacaacaaataaaaccatacacaataacaatcaaaaacacgacaaataaaaacaaaaaattttttaattaaaagctaccctaaaaaatgagttttaagACGAGATTTAAAAGTGCTAAGATTTTTAGCTTGCCTTATCTCAATCGGTAAAAAATTCCACAGTTTTGGAGCTAATGATGAAAAAGCCCTATCGCCCATCAATCTTAAACGGGTTAAAGGAACGGTTAGAAGACCAGTTTCAGAAGAACGAAGGTCACGTGTTGGAATATAAGGAATTAAAAGCTCAGACAAATATTGAGGTGCCAACCCATGTAAAGCCTTGTAAGTAAGCAtcagaattttaaaatcaacccTAAAACTAACAGGAAGCCAATGCAAAGACTCcaagactggtgtaatatgaTCTCTCATCCTAGTTCTAGTAAGGATTCTAGCAGCCGAGTTTTGCACGACCTGCAATTTGTTTAGGGTAGCTTTTGACGCCCAGCCAACAAGGCATTACAATAATCGATCCGAGTAAACACAAAAGTGTTAATCAACCTCTCAGCAACAGGAAAAGACAGCATTGGACGTAGTCTGGCAATATTTCTAAGATGAAAAAAGATGTTTTAACAGTGCTTTGAACATGAGGTTCAAAAGTTAAATTGAGTCGAAAATAACCCCCAAattctttagttttgttttaaactCCATAATTGAACCATCAACGGACAAAGTAATCGACCCAGCTTTACGTAATTGGTGAGGTGAACCAATGAGCATAACCTCAGTTTTTCACTGTTAAGACAAAGAAAttagtggttaagttgtatttacaacactgttccagaacagttcaacccaaatattagagtgtgtgcagcgcattttacggaggactatttcctgaacgtGGGAGTAGCGTACAATGCCAGAtgtgcacaaaggctgtttttataaagtggggcaattccaactttgcaaggacagtctggtgcttctgactcacagcttgtaagtatgttttcatatttaaagaatttgccactgacgattcaaatgcgagttttgagctgtgtagagtaacgttagtgtttgttgtttgtcgtttctccgatcacaaatgcagacatggtagtGTTTACGCGGCGCAATGCAACACGATGCATAAAAAGacacagtataagtcattataatcagtaattatgtccccactggatgcaacaaatgtctcgtttataatgggttttattgtttttgtgtcattgTGCTGGGACacagcatcacaatacggtgaggggcgtaacatttccgtctcacgcttgaagtattcggccaatcacaacgcactggatagctgaaCAATCAGAGCATGCCTCGATTCTCAGAATGATGAGCATTGTAAAAATtgacgcgtttcagaaaggtggGGCTTaaaggagcaacaataatgtatgtggaaaatgtgttttttgaaccttaaaccgcataaacacattgcattacaccaaatacacaaaataatgttcttttcagaaacgtcatgacccctttaaaatgtatctttttATTCTGAAACAGatgaataatatattaatgaCTCTTGTGAATGTCTTCACATTTTTGTTCAATCAAATATTCTCTAGAATCAGAACGTCCTTCTCGTCATAACTGGAGCAACATGTTCCCCTCACTTTTACAAATTACTTGATTCTTATTGGCCACTTTGAATGGACAAGGCCTACCCAAGAGGCCATATGACTGACAAATAAAGCAACCAATCACGTTTCGTTTTGTGCCACATCATATTTAGGGGCATGGAAATGTCGCCAGAATAACAGTCTTAGTGTAAAACTCttggacatattttaaagattcgaTGCAGTGAACTTTGCACATTTAATATACTTTTGAAAAGTGTTTAATTGATCCTGATAAGTGCTCActgtcacagttgtaaacacgatGGCTTTCTTCTTCCATGAGGGGGTATGGCATCAtgacatctttgtttccagACACACTCCAAAACTCTCATCTTGTGAAGAAAAGCTGATGAAATGTATGGGTATTTGCCTATTTGAGAGTCAGAACCTCGACGGTACTAGTACTTCAGAACGTTAAAGATGTTGTTAACTAACCCACATTTACCCACTCACATGCTGCTCCAGAATCAGTTCCGTCTTTGGGATGATTGAAGTGAATGTGATTTGATTTCAGTCTCAAGCTGAGCACACAGAGCGTCAGATTAAACAGCAGTTTGAGACGCTTCATCAGTTTCTCAGAGATGAAGAAGAAGCTACAATCACTGAActgagagaggaagaggagcagaAGACGCAGATGCTGAAGGAGAAGCTGGAGGAGATCAACAGACACATCTCGgctctttcacacacaatcaAAGACACGGAGGAGATGATGAAAGCCGGTGACATTCTGAAGGTCTGATTTCAGatcattgattgattgatgatTGATTGAGTTCTTGATAATCAGTggtgtgtttgttctgcaggAGTTTCCAGTCTCAATGGAAAGGTGAGTGATCTGCTGGTGTCTCTGGTCTCTCTGCTTCTGATCCAAAGCCACTGCAGTTCTGATCCTGAATGTTCTTCTAGAGTCCAGAACCCACAGCCGGATCCACAGATGCCTTCTGGAGCTTTGATTCATGTGCCACGTTACTTGGGTAACCTGCCCTTCAGAGTCTGGAAGAAGATGGAGGACATCATCCAAAACAGTGAGTCTGCAGAAGATCTGAGCTCTTACACATACACTGGAAATGATAGATGGCTGAAGAGTTAATGGTTCTTCATGACACAAAAATGTCTAGTAGATTATAAGGGGGTTTAGTTCTGGTATacaatcaatattttaaattatgttctgataatgattatttttttaatctactcAAGTCCAGAACagtgtaaaaatgaaaagatacttgaGGCATCCTTTGGGATTTTTCAGACTGATACACTGGAACCCTTTGGAAAACCTCAGGTATAATATTATGTACTCAAGGAAaattcagaaagtattcagacgcccttcacttttttcagttttgttattgcagcctgatactacaattgtttaaattcttctttttttttttttcattaatctACACTCCGTACCTCAAAAtgacaaagtgaaaacagatttttttagaaatgtctgtaaatttattaaaaagaaaaaactgaaatatcacatttacataagACCATGCGCAGTGGATGGATTAGCTCTTATAGACTTCTTTCCTTCCTTGACCTCAACGGCTGCACTCCATCTCCTCGAGGGGTGTTTTGCCCCAGGTTGTCTTCCTGGTGTATTGCCTTGGCATGATGGCTTTTCTACAATGtttatgacattaaaaataaaacatattttaatgtaatattacattacatgttTAAGACAAAACTTACTGCTTAGGCATCGGATCGTTATAGATGCTTTCAGGATGTAAAGGGAAATCGCTCGGAGCAGCGACTGGGCACGGAAGAAGCGATGGATAAATAAGGTGATCAGTAAGgttaaaatatctaaatgttATTTAGTTCTTGCACAAAAGATGTTGTATTTCCTTTGAATGGAGATTTTCCTCCACCTTATCACAACACTGTTTGCCACAGCTTTGCAGATTGGCACTCCAGTCAAATCATATAACCTGTCTTGTTTGGTTTG
The sequence above is drawn from the Onychostoma macrolepis isolate SWU-2019 chromosome 04, ASM1243209v1, whole genome shotgun sequence genome and encodes:
- the LOC131538743 gene encoding E3 ubiquitin-protein ligase TRIM35-like; translation: MMLFFDPKVIINPTLLTTLKEGDCMSLFCHTDSLDKSGETKTTAVYAVRNSNSSVWWTNSIHSVQCAEIHRNMEITHSDTFVSNKEFDTTLKSLQEKIQLNENIKRNLEKTVQHIKSQAEHTERQIKQQFETLHQFLRDEEEATITELREEEEQKTQMLKEKLEEINRHISALSHTIKDTEEMMKAGDILKEFPVSMERVQNPQPDPQMPSGALIHVPRYLGNLPFRVWKKMEDIIQNTPVILDPNTTHQDLILSDDLTSVRVSRNNQPPPDNPERFNEYLCVLGSEGFDSGKHWWDVEVKGSSNWRLGITTISNQRKGRGFFNTDVWCVWHGWSLPCAFHVEQQIDRVRVYLDCDIGMVSFSDPVTNTHLHTFKAKFTQRLVPFFWCLDSLSILPIINQNPVLEHKLEHPRHIPSRCPIR